DNA from Nitriliruptor alkaliphilus DSM 45188:
GGTGACCAGCGACGAGCACGGTCGTCCGGCGTCGCTAGACGGCGTCCTGGTCCTGTGGAGCGACGACGTGCTCACCGCCCTGCGGGTCCCGCGCTGAAGAGCCGCGGCGTCAGCGGCCCGTGCTCGACAGGTGCATGTAGTCCTTGATCGATGACCAGTCCCCACCCCAGCCCCAGCCACGGTCCTTGAAGGCGGTCACGGTGGCGTCCCCTCTGACCAGCATGCCCCGGCGGACGTTCGAACGGTCGAGGTAGGCACGACCCGCCTCCGGTTCGACGGTGCTGCCTGCGACGTAGGGGTTCTGCACCGGGTTGATGTCGATGGCCCGCCCGTAGGCGTGCTCGGACCAACGGGTCGACCCGCTGACGGTGCGGCAGTTGAACGCCGAGGAGTTGTTGGCGGCCATCGACCGGTCGTCGTCGGCGCCGTAGCGGTCCACGAGCCGCATCCGCTCGATGTGGAAGCCCGCCTCGTAAGAGCGGGTCAACGCCACCCGGACGTCGGCCACCGCGTCCCGGTGCAGGACCAGGAGGCCCACCCGGTCGCGACCGTCGAACCCGCGGTGGACGATCTCGAGCAACCGCAGGTCGGTGAACGGGGGGCAGTCTCGGCCCGCGTGCCAGGAGCTGCCGGTGATCTGCCGCTCCAGGGATGCCGAGATGCGGTGCACGCTGGAGGTGAAGCCCCAACGCGGCGCCGTCATGACACCGGCGTCGGCGGAACGGTGCAGGAGCCGGGCGACGAAGGTCGCCGTCTGGCCGCGGAGGGTCAGCTCCTGGGGTGCGAACCGCGTCGCGGTCTTCCCCGAGGCGAGCCCGAGCTGCGCGGCCCGGTCGATCGTCGCCTCGTGCGGGTGGCCGGCGGTGTCCTCGAAGGCCGACGGCGCCGGTTCGTCCGACGGGCCCAGGACGTGGTCGTGGGCTCGGACGAGGAAGGCCGTCATCTGGCCGCGTGGGACGTGGGCGCCCGGGGCGTAGCTGCCGTCGGCCCGGCCCTCGACGATGCCGGCGGCTGCCAGCCGCTCGATGGCGTCCCGGTGCGGGCCGCTCGACACGTCGGGGAACGCGCCGCGGTCCGGTGCTGGCAGGCGGCCCCCCGCGGCCTCGATCGACCCGGCGATGATGGTCGCCATCTGGTCGCGCCGCAGGCTCGTGGCCGGCTCGAACGCGTCGACGAGCCGCCCGCGGATCACCGCGAGCCCGTGGAGACAGTCGATGGCGTCGGCGTGCGTGTGCGCGTCCGGGACGTCCACGTAGGGTGCCCGCGGTGCGCCGGCGCACAGGTCCGCGGCCGCGGCTGCCGGCTGGCTCGATCCGACGGCGGACGTGGAGGCCACGAGGGCCACGGCGATCAACGACACGTGGCGACGAGGCACGCAGCTCTCCCACTCGGCGATCTTCGACGGTAGCGACCGCACCCGGTCGAGGTCGCCGCGAACCCGCTCGGTAACAGCAACGTCCAGGTGAGCACGACCGGTTCCCGCCCGTTGGCGACGACCCCCGAACCGGGGGGGTGGGCGGCGTGGCGGCGCTGGCGTCACGGCTGAGCACCGCACCGTCCGCCCTGTCCGGTTCCCCCGCGCCGCGGACCCGGCGTACCCTCGAGGCATCCTCCAGGCGCCCTCGCGCCGCTCCCGCTCCCCGTACCCGGAAGGTCCCCCGTGCGCATCCTCGTCGCGGACAAGCTCGCCCAGGCGGGTGTCGACGCCCTCGCCGTCGATCACCAGGTCGACGTCAACACCGGTCTCAGCAAGGACGAGCTCCTTGTGACCGTGCCGGGCTACGACGCCATCGTGGTGCGCTCGCAGACCATCATCGACGCCGACGTGATCGCCGCCGCGACCGAACTGAAGGTCGTCGGCCGCGCGGGTGTCGGCCTGGACAACGTCGACATCGATGCGGCGACCCGTTCGGGGGTCGTGGTCTGCAACGCCCCGCAGTCCAACGTGGTCTCGGCCGCCGAGCACACCCTCGCCCTGCTGCTCAGCCTCGCGCGCAACGTCCCGCAGGCCCACGCGGCCCTGGTGGAGGGCCGCTGGGAGCGCAGCCGCTGGAACGGCACCGAGCTGCACGACAAGACCCTCGGTGTGCTCGGGCTCGGCCGTATCGGCACGCTCGTGGCCCAGCGCGCCCACGCCTTCGGGATGCGTCTGGTCGCCTACGACCCCTTCGTGGCGCCGGACCGTGCGGCGCGGATCGGTGTCCGGCTGGTGGACACCGTCGACGAGGTGCTGGCCGAGGCCGACTTCATCACCATCCACCTGCCGAAGACGCCCGAGACCCTCGGCATGTTCGACGCCGACCGCTTCGCCAAGATGAAGTCCACCGCCCGCCTGCTGAACGTCGCCCGCGGCGGCATCGTGGTGGAGGAGGACCTGGCCAAGGCCCTGCAGGACGGCGTCATCGCCGGGGCCGCGGTCGACGTGTTCGACGCCGAGCCGAAGACCGACTCGCCGCTGTTCGGGCTGCCCAACGCCATCGTGACCCCCCACCTCGGCGCCTCGACCGAGGAGGCGCAGGACCGTGCCGGCGTCCAGGTCGCCGAGGCGGTCGACCTGGCCCTGAAGGGCGAGCTCGTGCCGTCCGCCGTCAACGTCCAGGGTGGGCCGGTGCCGGACGCGGTCAAGCCGTTCCTGCCGCTCGGTGAGAAGCTCGGCCGTCTGCTCGCGGCGCTGGCCGAGGAGGGTCTCACCGGGGAGGTCACCGTCGAGGCCGCTGGCGCCATCGCCGACGAGGACACCCGCGTCGTGGCGCTGTCGGTCATCAAGGGTCTGCTGGCGGCCGTGGTCAGCGAACCCGTCACCTTCGTCAACGCCCCGCTGTTCGCCGAGGAGCGGGGCCTGTCGGTGCGTGAGATCTCCGACCCGCACTCGGAGGACTACGTGTCGGTGTTGCGGGTCTCGGGTCTGACCCGCGAGGGTCGCACGGTCCGGGTCGCCGGGACGATCGTGCACCCCGGCGACCGCGAGCGGCTCATCGAGGTCTGGGACACCCCGGTCGACGTCGAGCCGAGCGACCACATGGCCTTCTTCCGCTACGAGGACCGCCCCGGGATCATCGGCACGGTCGGCACCGGCTTCGGCGAGGCAGGGGTCAACATCGCGGCGGCCCAGGTCGGACGGCTGGCGGCGGGCGGCGAGGCGATCATGGCCCTGTCGCTCGACGAGGCCGTCCCGCGCGAGGTGCTCGCCGCCCTGACCGAGCGCATCGGTGCCCGCGAGGGACGTGCCATCACCCTCATCTGAGTCACCGGAACCGCGCTCGCAAGCGGGCCTCGCGCTCAGCTTCGAGGCGTTCGAGGACGACCTCCGCGTCGCCGGCCCAGTCGAACAGCGTCACGGTTCGACCGTCGTGGAGAACGGCCACGGGCGCCGGTCGGAGGTCGAACCGTTCGATCTCGTCCCAACTCGCCACGCGGTTCTCTCGGCGGGCGAGTCGGCGCGCTTCGACACCCCTGTCGTTGATCTCGACGCCTTCTCGCCAGCCAGTGGTCAGAACGACGACCCCGACGCCTAGTAGCACGTACCCCGCCCACGCCACCCAGGACGGCGCGAAGGGGGAACGCAGGGCGAGCGTGCCCTGGACCACGAACGAGGCGCCGAGCCACACACCCCTGCGCTTCCACCACACCTGGCGCACCACCGTGGTCGTGTGAGGCCTCGGACCGCGCATCGGAAGGACTCCCCGTCGTCCCGACCGCCGCTCCCGCCGATCGGCAGCCGAGCTTCGTACGCTAGTCGTGGTTCCTCGCAGGGTCGTCCGCATGGTGAGCGCTTCCCGGTCGAACGTCGTCGGAGCGCGCCGCGTCGAGCAGGTCCACGGGGTGAACATCGAGGAGATCCGCTACCGACGCGTGCTACCTCCCTCCTGACGCGCCCCAACGAGCGTTGTCACCAAGAACTGGGCTCCAGCCCAGAGAACGGTCACGGCGGCAGGCACGACGCGCTCCGACCTGCCAGAACCTGGGCTCCAGCCCAGCTTCTGGCGGACGTGGCGAAGGACACACCGGTGCACACGTCGCCACCCGAGCCGTGACCGGCGCATCCTGGCGGTTCCGGGCGGGGTGGCCAGGTCGCGATAGTGGGCGCTGGTGAGCTCAGCGGGTGACGAGGCGTACCTGGCTGTGCTGTGCTCGTGGTCCCCCGCTTCACGGCTGGTCTCCCACTGGAGCGATGGAGCGTCAGGTGACCGTGCGGGGGGCACGGTGCTCGGGGGTGTCCCAGGCGTCGGTGGCCAGGACGTCGGCGATCACCTCGACGGCGTCGTGCACGTCGACGGCGCGGACGATCAGCGGCGAGAACCCGAACCGCAGCAGGTCGGGTGGTCGGTGGTCCCCGATCACACCCCGGGAGATCAGGGCGCTCATCACGGCGGCGGCCTGCGGGTGGCGCAGCGACACCTGCGCGCCGCGTGCGGCCGGTTCGCGCGGGGTGACCACCTCGACCTGGCCGCCGAGCGTCGCGTCCACGAGGTCGATGAACAGCGAGGTGAGGGTCCTGGCCTTGGCCTCGGCGTCCAGCGGCGAGATGCCCGCGCGCAGGTCGAGCGCCGCGTCGAGCGCCGACAGGCTGAGCACCGGTGGAGTGCCACCGAGGAAGCGGGCCGCACCGGTGGCCGGCACGTAGGTGGGGTCGAACGCGAAGGGCCGGTCGTGGCCGAACCAGCCGCGCAGGGGCGTCGAGGCCACCTCGTGCCAGCGGCGGGCGAGGTACAGGAACGCGGGTGCTCCGGGGCCACCATCGAGGTACTTGTAGGTGCAGCCGACGGCGAGGTCGGCGTCCCACGCGTGGAGGTCGACGGCCAGGGCGCCGGTGGAGTGCGACAGGTCCCACACCGTCACGGCGCCGACGTCGTGCGCCGCCCGGGTCAGGGCCGCAGCGTCGTTGCGGGCCCCGGTCCGGTAGTCGACGTGGGTCAGGGTGAGCACGGCGACCTGGTCGTCGAGGTGGCTCGCGACCTCGTCGGTCGGCACCACCCTCACCTCGAGGTCGCCGATCAGGTCGGCGAGGCCCTCGGCGACGTACCGGTCGGTGGGGAAGTTGGCGTCGTCGGTCAGCAGGACGCCGCGACCCGGGCGGAGCTGCCTGGCGGCCGCCAGCGCCTTGAACAGGTCGACCGAGGTCGAGTCGGCGACCGCGATCTCGTCGGCGTCGGCTCCGACCCACGGTGCGAGCTTGGCCGCCACCCGCGCCGGGAGGCCGACCCACCCGGGCCCGCGCGTCGATGGGTTCCAGCTGGTGATCAGGCCCTGGCCCCACTCGACCTCGATGACCTGGCGGAGGCGGGCGGCGACGGTCGCGTGGAGGGGCCCGAGCGAGTTGCCGTCGAGGTAGATCACCCCGTCCGGGAGGAGGACCGCGTCCCGCGCCCGGCCGAGCGGGTCGGTGGCGTCCCACGCGGCACAGCGTGCTCGGTCCACGGACGGCTCCGGTCGACGTCGAGCCCCGGACCGTACCGCTGGGTCAGGCGCCCGAGCCGGCGAGGCCGCGGGCCCACACCGTCCGTCGCCTGCGACGTCCGCCGGGGCGGCAGCGTCCGGCCGCCGCGTACCCGGCGGCGAGGAGCGTGGCCCCGAGGGCCAGTCCGGCCGTCGCGAACAGCGGCAGGCTGAGGACGACGAACAGGGGGAGTGCCAGCCACGTGATGCGTCGCACGCCGTGAGGGTCGGTGACCAGGAGGCCGTCCGCGGCCGCTCGCCGCGCAGCGCGCACCTGGCTGAGGATCGTCCAGACGTCGAACGCCGTGAGGCCGCCGAGCGCTGCGACCACCAGGGCCAGCGGCACCAGGCCGGCGGGGTCCTCGAGCCGGACCAGGACGGCGACGGTGGCGGTCAGCAGGGCCGCGCCGAGGACGCCGAGCGCGACGGCGAAGGCGCCACCGTCCAGGCCGGTCCAGCCCGTGAGGGGGCGCAGCGCACGATCCACCGCGTCCACGAAGCGGCGGTCGATGCGTTCGAGTCGGTCCACGGGGTGCTCCGTGTTCGGTCCGTCGTGTCCCACGGCCCACGTCGCGGCGGTGACCGTTCGGACACCCTGCTTCATCGGCCGGGCGGAGCGCAACCTGAGCACCTCTGCGCGCTCCTGGCGACAGGGCCTGGCCTCCGGCTGTGGACGACGGCCCGTTCGGCCTGCTTGACACGATGCTGACGTCGGTGTCAACTACGGCGGTCCTGAAGTTGACGTCGGTGTCGAACGGAGCGTGTGTGGTACGGGTCGCGTGGGTCCACCCCGGGCAGGGGTCGCTGCGGACGGGCTGCCTCGAGCAGGCGACGCAGACCGACGGCCGCACCGAGCTCGAGCCGCTCGCGGTCGCCGCGGGCCGCGCCATCGATCGCGTCGCCCGGGCCACCGGCCGTGACCTGCGCGCGCTGGCCACCGATCCCGCGACCGGTTCCCGCACGGCCGACGCCCAGCCCACGATCCTCGCCGCGTCCCTGGCCGCCGCGGCCGCCCTCGAGGCCGCGGGCCTCCGTCCCGACGTGGTCGCCGGTCACAGCCTCGGTGAGTGCACCGCCGCGATCGTCGCGCGCTGCCTCGAGGTGGACGCCGGTGCCCGGGTCGTCGCGGCCCGGGGGGCCGCGATGGCGGACGCGTGCCGCGCTCACCCCGGTGCGATGGCCGCGCTGGTCAAGCTCGCCCCGGAGGCCGTCGAGGGGCTCCTCGCCGACCAGCCGGACCTGGTGGTCGCCAACGACAACGCTCCCGGCCAGGTGGTCGTCGCCGGCCCGCCGGACGCCGTGGCGGGCCTCCGCGACGCGGCCCGTGCCGCGGGCGGACGCCTGGTCCCGCTCGAGGTGGAGGGCGCCTTCCACAGCGAGGCGATGAGCCCGGCCGTCCCGGCGCTCGCCGATGCGCTCGGCGGGGTTCCGGTCGGTGACCCTGAGGTCCCGCTGTTCAGCGGCGTCGGTGCCCGCGGTCTGTCGACCGGCTCGGCCGTCGCCGATGCGCTGCTCGGTGGCGTCCTGGCGACCGTCCGGTGGCGCGAGGTCCAGCTCGCCCTCGCCGCCGACGGTGTCACCCACCTCGTCGAGGTCGGGCCCGGTGGCGTGCTCGCCGGTCTCGCCAAGCGCACCGTCCCGGACCTCGAGGTCCGGACCATCGCCACGCCTGCGGACGCCCACGCCCTGGCCGTCGAGCTCGGCGTCGTCGCCATGGCCCGCTGAACCCTCGCAGCCCACACCACCCGGACGTCCCCGCGCTGCCGCGCCCGTCATCCCCTTCCCACCCCTTCCACCACCCTTCCGAGGAGTCGACCATGATCCCCATCCCCGCCTGCAGCATCGTCAGCACCCCCGTCGCGGGGCGCCTGACCGATCACCTCGCCGCGGACACCCCCGTCCGGGTGGGTGACGTCGTCGCCCGCGTGCACGCCGGTGGCCGTGACCACGAGCTGCGCGCCCGGACCGCCGGACGGGTCGGTGGCCCGATGCTGCGGCCGACCCAGCCGGTCGACGCCGGGGACGCCGTCGTCTGGGTGACCCGCGGGACCGCTGCGTGACCTCCCCCCTCCCGCGCTCCCACGTCAGCGCCACGGTGCTGCCGGTCCGCGTCGCCGGACTCGGCTCGGCGCTGCCGTCGCGCGTGGTCACCAACGACGAGCTCGCCACCGTGCTCGACACCTCCGACGCGTGGATCCGCTCGCGGACCGGGATCGCCCAGCGGCACGTCGCCGCCCCCGACGAGGCGACCTCGGACCTCGCGACCGCGGCCGGCAAGGCGGCGCTCGCCGACGCCGGGCTCGGCGTCGAGGACCTCACCACCGTCATCGTCGCCACGACCTCCCCGGACCACAAGGTCCCGGGCACGGCGCCGCTGGTCGCCGCTGCGCTCGGCACCGAGGTGTCGGCGTTCGACGTCAACGCGGCGTGCAGCGGCTTCGTGACGGGGCTGCGCGTCGGCGGGGCGTTGGCCGCGACGGGTGACGGCGCCGTCCTCGTCATCGGTGCCGAGACCATGACCCGGATCGTCGACCCCGAAGACCGTGCCGTCCGCGTCCTGTTCGGCGACGGCGCGGGTGCCGCGGTGCTCGTCGGTGACGAGCGTGCCAGCCTCGGGCCCTTCGACCTCGGTTCGGACGGGGCGGACCCGTCGATGCTGTGGTGCCCCGCCGGCGGGACGCGGACACCGATCACGCCGGGATCCGCCGATGGGGACCCCTACCTGCGGATGCGTGGCGGGGACATCTACCGGCACGCGGTCACCCGCATGGTCGCCTCCTCGCGAGCGGTGCTCGACGCCGCCGATCTCGAGATCGCCGACGTCGACCTCCTGGTCGGACACCAGGCCAACGCGCGCATCCTCGACGCGGTGGTGCAACGCCTCGGGATCGATCCGTCGCGCAGCCACCTGACCGTCGACGCCCACGCCAACACCTCCGCGGCCTCCGTGCCGCTCGCGCTGGCCGACGCCCGCGACCGCGGTCGCCTGGTCCCCGGCGCGACCGTGCTGCTGACCGCCTTCGGGGCCGGCCTGACCTGGGCGTCGTGCCTGCTGACCTGGGACGGTTCCGGCGCCGGCGAGCGGGCGGTCACCGCCGACCTGACCACCGACCCCGACGACGACCCCACCCGTGACCTGCTCCTGCGGACGATCGAGGAGGACGCGTGACCACGTCGCCCCCCACCATCGCGCTGGTCTCCGGCGGCAGCGGCGGCATCGGCGCCGCCATCTGCCGGCACCTGGCGGCTGCTGGCCACACCGTCCTCGTCGGCTACGGCGGCAACCGGGACGCCGCCGAGAAGGTCGTCGCCGACTGTGCCTCGGCCGAGGCCGTCCACCTCGACGTCACCGACGAGGAGTCGGTCACGGCGGCCGTCGCCCGAGCGGCCGAGCTCGGGACCCTCGCGGTCGTGGTGAACAACGCGGGCGTCGCCGACGACGACCTGCTGCTCCGTCTGGACCCGACGCGCTTCGACCGCACCCTCGAGGTCAACCTCCGCGGCGCCTACCTGCTGTCGCGCGCCGCGCTGCGTCCCATGATGCGCGCACGCCACGGCCGCATCGTCAACATCGCCTCGATCGTGGCCCTCCGCGGCAACCCGGGGCAGACGGCCTACGGGGCGTCGAAGGCGGGCCTGATCGGCCTGACCAAGTCGCTGGCACGAGAGATCGCCCGCAAGGGCGTGACCGTCAACGTGGTCGCGCCCGGGTTCGTCGAGACCGCCATGACCGACGAGTTGCCCGACGCAGCCCGCGAGGCGCTGCTGGGCCTCGCCCCGACGGGCCGGGCCGTCACCGCCGACGAGGTCGCCGCCGCCGTCGGGTTCCTCGCCTCGGATGAGGCAGGCGCCATCACCGGCGCCGTCCTGCCCGTCGACGGCGGCGCCGCGATGTGACCGGCCCGCATCACGAGGGCCCACCGCGACCTCACCAGACCTGCACGACCCGCACCACCCCGACCGCAACAGGAGCGACCCCATGAGCCAGGACCTGCTGTCCACCTTCACCACGCTGCTCGTCGACACCTTCGGTGTCCCCGAAGCGGACGTCACCCCGGACGCCACCTTCGAGGCGCTCGGCCTCGACTCGCTCGACGTCGTCGAGCTCACCCTCGTGCTCGAAGAGGAGACCGGCGTCAAGCTCGAGGACGAGGAGCTCGAGGACGTCCGCACCGTCCAGGACGCCATCGACAAGGTTGCCGCCAAGAAGCAGGCCGCGGCGTGACCGACGCCACCACCCGCACCAGCTCGGGGCGCGATGTCGTCGTCACGGGGCTCGGCCTCGTGACGCCGGCCGGCCGTGGCCTGGCCGAGTCGTGGGAGGGCGTGCTCGCCGGCAAGTCGGCGGCCGCACCCCACGAGGGGCTGCTCGCGGCCGGGACACCCGTCACCATCGCCTGTCAGGTGCCGGCCTTCGACGCCGACGCCGAGCTCGGTCGTGGCGCGAACCGGCGCCTCGATCGCTTCACGCACCTGGCGTTGCTGGCGGCCCGTGAGGCGGTCCAGCACGCGGGCCTCACCGGTGACGAGGACCCCGACCGGGTGACCGGCGCCGACCCCGACCGGGTCGGTGTGCTGCTCGGCTCGGGCATCGGCGGCGCCGAGACCTGGGCCGAGGAGTACCCGCGCTACCTCGACAAGGGGCCCGGCCGGGTCAGCCCGATGTTCGTCCCGAAGATGCTGTCGAACACCGCGGCCGGCACCGTCGCGATCCGCACCGGTGCCCGCGGGCCCAACCTGACGGTCAACACCGCCTGCGCGGCCGGCGCGTCGGCGATCCACGTCGCGCGCGACCTGATCCGCAGCGGTTCGGCGGACGTGGTGATCGCCGGCGGGGTCGAGGCCGGGATCACCGGGCTGTCGGTCAGCGCCTTCGCGCAGATGGGTGCCCTGTCCC
Protein-coding regions in this window:
- the kynU gene encoding kynureninase, with protein sequence MDRARCAAWDATDPLGRARDAVLLPDGVIYLDGNSLGPLHATVAARLRQVIEVEWGQGLITSWNPSTRGPGWVGLPARVAAKLAPWVGADADEIAVADSTSVDLFKALAAARQLRPGRGVLLTDDANFPTDRYVAEGLADLIGDLEVRVVPTDEVASHLDDQVAVLTLTHVDYRTGARNDAAALTRAAHDVGAVTVWDLSHSTGALAVDLHAWDADLAVGCTYKYLDGGPGAPAFLYLARRWHEVASTPLRGWFGHDRPFAFDPTYVPATGAARFLGGTPPVLSLSALDAALDLRAGISPLDAEAKARTLTSLFIDLVDATLGGQVEVVTPREPAARGAQVSLRHPQAAAVMSALISRGVIGDHRPPDLLRFGFSPLIVRAVDVHDAVEVIADVLATDAWDTPEHRAPRTVT
- a CDS encoding ACP S-malonyltransferase: MVRVAWVHPGQGSLRTGCLEQATQTDGRTELEPLAVAAGRAIDRVARATGRDLRALATDPATGSRTADAQPTILAASLAAAAALEAAGLRPDVVAGHSLGECTAAIVARCLEVDAGARVVAARGAAMADACRAHPGAMAALVKLAPEAVEGLLADQPDLVVANDNAPGQVVVAGPPDAVAGLRDAARAAGGRLVPLEVEGAFHSEAMSPAVPALADALGGVPVGDPEVPLFSGVGARGLSTGSAVADALLGGVLATVRWREVQLALAADGVTHLVEVGPGGVLAGLAKRTVPDLEVRTIATPADAHALAVELGVVAMAR
- the fabG gene encoding 3-oxoacyl-ACP reductase FabG, which produces MTTSPPTIALVSGGSGGIGAAICRHLAAAGHTVLVGYGGNRDAAEKVVADCASAEAVHLDVTDEESVTAAVARAAELGTLAVVVNNAGVADDDLLLRLDPTRFDRTLEVNLRGAYLLSRAALRPMMRARHGRIVNIASIVALRGNPGQTAYGASKAGLIGLTKSLAREIARKGVTVNVVAPGFVETAMTDELPDAAREALLGLAPTGRAVTADEVAAAVGFLASDEAGAITGAVLPVDGGAAM
- a CDS encoding beta-ketoacyl-ACP synthase III, which codes for MTSPLPRSHVSATVLPVRVAGLGSALPSRVVTNDELATVLDTSDAWIRSRTGIAQRHVAAPDEATSDLATAAGKAALADAGLGVEDLTTVIVATTSPDHKVPGTAPLVAAALGTEVSAFDVNAACSGFVTGLRVGGALAATGDGAVLVIGAETMTRIVDPEDRAVRVLFGDGAGAAVLVGDERASLGPFDLGSDGADPSMLWCPAGGTRTPITPGSADGDPYLRMRGGDIYRHAVTRMVASSRAVLDAADLEIADVDLLVGHQANARILDAVVQRLGIDPSRSHLTVDAHANTSAASVPLALADARDRGRLVPGATVLLTAFGAGLTWASCLLTWDGSGAGERAVTADLTTDPDDDPTRDLLLRTIEEDA
- the fabF gene encoding beta-ketoacyl-ACP synthase II produces the protein MTDATTRTSSGRDVVVTGLGLVTPAGRGLAESWEGVLAGKSAAAPHEGLLAAGTPVTIACQVPAFDADAELGRGANRRLDRFTHLALLAAREAVQHAGLTGDEDPDRVTGADPDRVGVLLGSGIGGAETWAEEYPRYLDKGPGRVSPMFVPKMLSNTAAGTVAIRTGARGPNLTVNTACAAGASAIHVARDLIRSGSADVVIAGGVEAGITGLSVSAFAQMGALSRNPDAASASRPFDVDRDGFVMGEGAGVLVLESAAHAAARGATVLASVAGAGASADAHHATAPPEDGGGAVLAIQRALEDAGISPSDLGHINAHGTSTPLNDVAESRALRTVLGDALDAIAVSSTKGVTGHLLGAAGAVEAAFAILAMRDGLVPPTANLTRQDPDIVLDVVAGSPRGVALDAVLSTSMGFGGQNAALVLTRA
- a CDS encoding acyl carrier protein — its product is MSQDLLSTFTTLLVDTFGVPEADVTPDATFEALGLDSLDVVELTLVLEEETGVKLEDEELEDVRTVQDAIDKVAAKKQAAA
- a CDS encoding M15 family metallopeptidase: MPRRHVSLIAVALVASTSAVGSSQPAAAAADLCAGAPRAPYVDVPDAHTHADAIDCLHGLAVIRGRLVDAFEPATSLRRDQMATIIAGSIEAAGGRLPAPDRGAFPDVSSGPHRDAIERLAAAGIVEGRADGSYAPGAHVPRGQMTAFLVRAHDHVLGPSDEPAPSAFEDTAGHPHEATIDRAAQLGLASGKTATRFAPQELTLRGQTATFVARLLHRSADAGVMTAPRWGFTSSVHRISASLERQITGSSWHAGRDCPPFTDLRLLEIVHRGFDGRDRVGLLVLHRDAVADVRVALTRSYEAGFHIERMRLVDRYGADDDRSMAANNSSAFNCRTVSGSTRWSEHAYGRAIDINPVQNPYVAGSTVEPEAGRAYLDRSNVRRGMLVRGDATVTAFKDRGWGWGGDWSSIKDYMHLSSTGR
- the serA gene encoding phosphoglycerate dehydrogenase, with the protein product MRILVADKLAQAGVDALAVDHQVDVNTGLSKDELLVTVPGYDAIVVRSQTIIDADVIAAATELKVVGRAGVGLDNVDIDAATRSGVVVCNAPQSNVVSAAEHTLALLLSLARNVPQAHAALVEGRWERSRWNGTELHDKTLGVLGLGRIGTLVAQRAHAFGMRLVAYDPFVAPDRAARIGVRLVDTVDEVLAEADFITIHLPKTPETLGMFDADRFAKMKSTARLLNVARGGIVVEEDLAKALQDGVIAGAAVDVFDAEPKTDSPLFGLPNAIVTPHLGASTEEAQDRAGVQVAEAVDLALKGELVPSAVNVQGGPVPDAVKPFLPLGEKLGRLLAALAEEGLTGEVTVEAAGAIADEDTRVVALSVIKGLLAAVVSEPVTFVNAPLFAEERGLSVREISDPHSEDYVSVLRVSGLTREGRTVRVAGTIVHPGDRERLIEVWDTPVDVEPSDHMAFFRYEDRPGIIGTVGTGFGEAGVNIAAAQVGRLAAGGEAIMALSLDEAVPREVLAALTERIGAREGRAITLI